A genome region from Vulpes lagopus strain Blue_001 chromosome 7, ASM1834538v1, whole genome shotgun sequence includes the following:
- the ZNF879 gene encoding zinc finger protein 879 isoform X2, translated as MLYREVMLENYGTLVSLGILFSKPKVIFQLQQGEDPWMVENGVSQSPCVGWENLFETTVSEEENQEVMNKLLGDSFFDFKLGKAYINENKLEKQQGKKNKPFRKVLVTIKNTYMKERSFTSIELGKNLNLKPSLIRKPRLITRGRKPHSQHYSVLFKQLGVNTVRKCYKCNICGKIFLHSSSLSKHQRIHTGEKLYKCKECRKAFSQSSSLTQHLRVHTGEKPYICSECGKAFSFTTSLIGHQRMHTGERPYKCNECGKTFKGSSSLNNHQRIHTGEKPYKCNECGRAFSQCSSLIQHHRIHTGEKPYECSQCGKAFTSISRLSRHHRIHTGEKPFNCNECGKVFSYHSALIIHQRIHTGEKPYVCKECGKAFSQSSALIQHQRIHTGEKPYKCNECGKAFSWISRLNIHNRIHTGEKPYNCKECGKAFSSHSAVNTHRKIHTGEKPYKCNDCEKAFNQSSALIQHQRIHTGEKPFNCKVCGKAFRQSSSLMTHMRIHTGEKPYKCKDCGKAFSQSSSLTNHQRTHSGEKL; from the exons ATGTTGTACCGGGAGGTGATGCTGGAGAACTATGGCACCCTGGTCTCGCTGG GAATTCTGTTTTCCAAACCAAAGGTTATTTTCCAGTTACAGCAAGGGGAAGACCCCTGGATGGTGGAAAATGGAGTTTCTCAAAGCCCCTGTGTAG gatgGGAGAACTTGTTTGAAACCACagtttctgaagaagaaaatcaggaaGTAATGAATAAACTTCTAGGTGACAGTTTTTTTGACTTCAAGTTGGGGAAAGCCTACATAAATGAGAACAAGCTAGAGAAACAACAAGGCAAAAAGAACAAGCCTTTTAGGAAAGTCTTGGTCACCATCAAAAACACCTACATGAAGGAGAGGAGCTTTACAAGTATTGAGCTTGGGAAAAATCTCAATCTGAAACCATCCCTTATTAGAAAACCCAGACTCATTACCAGAGGAAGGAAACCCCATTCACAGCACTATTCAGTTCTGTTTAAACAACTGGGAGTCAATACAGTACGCAAATGTTACAAATGTAACATCTGTGGGAAAATCTTCCTCCACAGTTCTTCCCTGAGCAAACACCAGAGaatccacactggagagaagctCTACAAATGCAAGGAATGTCGGAAAGCTTTCAGCCAAAGCTCATCTCTCACTCAGCACCTGAGagttcacacaggagagaaaccttacATATGCAgcgaatgtgggaaagccttcagtttCACCACATCACTCATTGGACATCAGAGGATGCACACTGGAGAGAGACCCTATAAATGTAACGAGTGTGGCAAGACATTTAAAGGAAGTTCATCTCTGAATAATCACCAAcgaattcatactggagaaaagCCCTATAAATGCAACGAGTGTGGGAGAGCCTTCAGCCAGTGCTCTTCTCTTATTCAACATCACAggattcatactggagagaaaccctatgaatgcagtcagtgtgggaaagcctttacaTCTATATCGCGGCTTAGTAGACACCATAGAatccatactggagagaaaccctttAATTGTAATGAGTGTGGGAAAGTATTCAGTTACCACTCAGCCCTTATCatacatcagagaattcacactgggGAGAAGCCTTATGTgtgtaaagaatgtgggaaagccttcagccaAAGCTCTGCTCTAATACAGCATCAAAGAATTCATACAGGAGAAAAGCCCTATAAATGCaatgaatgtgggaaggccttctcCTGGATTTCACGGCTTAATATACACAACAGAATCCATACAGGAGAGAAACCGTATAACTGtaaagaatgtggaaaagccttcagtTCCCACTCAGCAGTTAATACCCATCGGAAAATTCACACTGGTGAGAAACCTTATAAATGTAACGACTGTGAAAAAGCCTTCAACCAAAGCTCAGCCCTCATTCAGCACCAGAGaatccacactggagagaagccatTTAACTGTAAAGTATGTGGGAAAGCCTTCCGACAGAGTTCATCCCTCATGACACACATGAGGATTCATACAGGAGAAAAGCCTTATAAATGTAAAGACTGTGGGAAGGCATTTAGCCAGAGCTCTTCCCTTACCAATCATCAGAGGACTCACAGTGGtgaaaaactataa
- the ZNF879 gene encoding zinc finger protein 879 isoform X3, with product MAPWSRWLQQGEDPWMVENGVSQSPCVGWENLFETTVSEEENQEVMNKLLGDSFFDFKLGKAYINENKLEKQQGKKNKPFRKVLVTIKNTYMKERSFTSIELGKNLNLKPSLIRKPRLITRGRKPHSQHYSVLFKQLGVNTVRKCYKCNICGKIFLHSSSLSKHQRIHTGEKLYKCKECRKAFSQSSSLTQHLRVHTGEKPYICSECGKAFSFTTSLIGHQRMHTGERPYKCNECGKTFKGSSSLNNHQRIHTGEKPYKCNECGRAFSQCSSLIQHHRIHTGEKPYECSQCGKAFTSISRLSRHHRIHTGEKPFNCNECGKVFSYHSALIIHQRIHTGEKPYVCKECGKAFSQSSALIQHQRIHTGEKPYKCNECGKAFSWISRLNIHNRIHTGEKPYNCKECGKAFSSHSAVNTHRKIHTGEKPYKCNDCEKAFNQSSALIQHQRIHTGEKPFNCKVCGKAFRQSSSLMTHMRIHTGEKPYKCKDCGKAFSQSSSLTNHQRTHSGEKL from the exons ATGGCACCCTGGTCTCGCTGG TTACAGCAAGGGGAAGACCCCTGGATGGTGGAAAATGGAGTTTCTCAAAGCCCCTGTGTAG gatgGGAGAACTTGTTTGAAACCACagtttctgaagaagaaaatcaggaaGTAATGAATAAACTTCTAGGTGACAGTTTTTTTGACTTCAAGTTGGGGAAAGCCTACATAAATGAGAACAAGCTAGAGAAACAACAAGGCAAAAAGAACAAGCCTTTTAGGAAAGTCTTGGTCACCATCAAAAACACCTACATGAAGGAGAGGAGCTTTACAAGTATTGAGCTTGGGAAAAATCTCAATCTGAAACCATCCCTTATTAGAAAACCCAGACTCATTACCAGAGGAAGGAAACCCCATTCACAGCACTATTCAGTTCTGTTTAAACAACTGGGAGTCAATACAGTACGCAAATGTTACAAATGTAACATCTGTGGGAAAATCTTCCTCCACAGTTCTTCCCTGAGCAAACACCAGAGaatccacactggagagaagctCTACAAATGCAAGGAATGTCGGAAAGCTTTCAGCCAAAGCTCATCTCTCACTCAGCACCTGAGagttcacacaggagagaaaccttacATATGCAgcgaatgtgggaaagccttcagtttCACCACATCACTCATTGGACATCAGAGGATGCACACTGGAGAGAGACCCTATAAATGTAACGAGTGTGGCAAGACATTTAAAGGAAGTTCATCTCTGAATAATCACCAAcgaattcatactggagaaaagCCCTATAAATGCAACGAGTGTGGGAGAGCCTTCAGCCAGTGCTCTTCTCTTATTCAACATCACAggattcatactggagagaaaccctatgaatgcagtcagtgtgggaaagcctttacaTCTATATCGCGGCTTAGTAGACACCATAGAatccatactggagagaaaccctttAATTGTAATGAGTGTGGGAAAGTATTCAGTTACCACTCAGCCCTTATCatacatcagagaattcacactgggGAGAAGCCTTATGTgtgtaaagaatgtgggaaagccttcagccaAAGCTCTGCTCTAATACAGCATCAAAGAATTCATACAGGAGAAAAGCCCTATAAATGCaatgaatgtgggaaggccttctcCTGGATTTCACGGCTTAATATACACAACAGAATCCATACAGGAGAGAAACCGTATAACTGtaaagaatgtggaaaagccttcagtTCCCACTCAGCAGTTAATACCCATCGGAAAATTCACACTGGTGAGAAACCTTATAAATGTAACGACTGTGAAAAAGCCTTCAACCAAAGCTCAGCCCTCATTCAGCACCAGAGaatccacactggagagaagccatTTAACTGTAAAGTATGTGGGAAAGCCTTCCGACAGAGTTCATCCCTCATGACACACATGAGGATTCATACAGGAGAAAAGCCTTATAAATGTAAAGACTGTGGGAAGGCATTTAGCCAGAGCTCTTCCCTTACCAATCATCAGAGGACTCACAGTGGtgaaaaactataa
- the ZNF879 gene encoding zinc finger protein 879 isoform X1, which produces MATRLLPVHAQESVTFRDVAVFFSQDEWLHLDSAQRMLYREVMLENYGTLVSLGILFSKPKVIFQLQQGEDPWMVENGVSQSPCVGWENLFETTVSEEENQEVMNKLLGDSFFDFKLGKAYINENKLEKQQGKKNKPFRKVLVTIKNTYMKERSFTSIELGKNLNLKPSLIRKPRLITRGRKPHSQHYSVLFKQLGVNTVRKCYKCNICGKIFLHSSSLSKHQRIHTGEKLYKCKECRKAFSQSSSLTQHLRVHTGEKPYICSECGKAFSFTTSLIGHQRMHTGERPYKCNECGKTFKGSSSLNNHQRIHTGEKPYKCNECGRAFSQCSSLIQHHRIHTGEKPYECSQCGKAFTSISRLSRHHRIHTGEKPFNCNECGKVFSYHSALIIHQRIHTGEKPYVCKECGKAFSQSSALIQHQRIHTGEKPYKCNECGKAFSWISRLNIHNRIHTGEKPYNCKECGKAFSSHSAVNTHRKIHTGEKPYKCNDCEKAFNQSSALIQHQRIHTGEKPFNCKVCGKAFRQSSSLMTHMRIHTGEKPYKCKDCGKAFSQSSSLTNHQRTHSGEKL; this is translated from the exons atggccACAAGGTTGCTGCCGGTCCATGCTCAG GAGTCTGTGACATTCAGGGATGTGGCCGTATTCTTCAGCCAGGACGAGTGGCTGCACCTGGACTCTGCACAGAGAATGTTGTACCGGGAGGTGATGCTGGAGAACTATGGCACCCTGGTCTCGCTGG GAATTCTGTTTTCCAAACCAAAGGTTATTTTCCAGTTACAGCAAGGGGAAGACCCCTGGATGGTGGAAAATGGAGTTTCTCAAAGCCCCTGTGTAG gatgGGAGAACTTGTTTGAAACCACagtttctgaagaagaaaatcaggaaGTAATGAATAAACTTCTAGGTGACAGTTTTTTTGACTTCAAGTTGGGGAAAGCCTACATAAATGAGAACAAGCTAGAGAAACAACAAGGCAAAAAGAACAAGCCTTTTAGGAAAGTCTTGGTCACCATCAAAAACACCTACATGAAGGAGAGGAGCTTTACAAGTATTGAGCTTGGGAAAAATCTCAATCTGAAACCATCCCTTATTAGAAAACCCAGACTCATTACCAGAGGAAGGAAACCCCATTCACAGCACTATTCAGTTCTGTTTAAACAACTGGGAGTCAATACAGTACGCAAATGTTACAAATGTAACATCTGTGGGAAAATCTTCCTCCACAGTTCTTCCCTGAGCAAACACCAGAGaatccacactggagagaagctCTACAAATGCAAGGAATGTCGGAAAGCTTTCAGCCAAAGCTCATCTCTCACTCAGCACCTGAGagttcacacaggagagaaaccttacATATGCAgcgaatgtgggaaagccttcagtttCACCACATCACTCATTGGACATCAGAGGATGCACACTGGAGAGAGACCCTATAAATGTAACGAGTGTGGCAAGACATTTAAAGGAAGTTCATCTCTGAATAATCACCAAcgaattcatactggagaaaagCCCTATAAATGCAACGAGTGTGGGAGAGCCTTCAGCCAGTGCTCTTCTCTTATTCAACATCACAggattcatactggagagaaaccctatgaatgcagtcagtgtgggaaagcctttacaTCTATATCGCGGCTTAGTAGACACCATAGAatccatactggagagaaaccctttAATTGTAATGAGTGTGGGAAAGTATTCAGTTACCACTCAGCCCTTATCatacatcagagaattcacactgggGAGAAGCCTTATGTgtgtaaagaatgtgggaaagccttcagccaAAGCTCTGCTCTAATACAGCATCAAAGAATTCATACAGGAGAAAAGCCCTATAAATGCaatgaatgtgggaaggccttctcCTGGATTTCACGGCTTAATATACACAACAGAATCCATACAGGAGAGAAACCGTATAACTGtaaagaatgtggaaaagccttcagtTCCCACTCAGCAGTTAATACCCATCGGAAAATTCACACTGGTGAGAAACCTTATAAATGTAACGACTGTGAAAAAGCCTTCAACCAAAGCTCAGCCCTCATTCAGCACCAGAGaatccacactggagagaagccatTTAACTGTAAAGTATGTGGGAAAGCCTTCCGACAGAGTTCATCCCTCATGACACACATGAGGATTCATACAGGAGAAAAGCCTTATAAATGTAAAGACTGTGGGAAGGCATTTAGCCAGAGCTCTTCCCTTACCAATCATCAGAGGACTCACAGTGGtgaaaaactataa
- the ZNF879 gene encoding zinc finger protein 879 isoform X4 has product MNKLLGDSFFDFKLGKAYINENKLEKQQGKKNKPFRKVLVTIKNTYMKERSFTSIELGKNLNLKPSLIRKPRLITRGRKPHSQHYSVLFKQLGVNTVRKCYKCNICGKIFLHSSSLSKHQRIHTGEKLYKCKECRKAFSQSSSLTQHLRVHTGEKPYICSECGKAFSFTTSLIGHQRMHTGERPYKCNECGKTFKGSSSLNNHQRIHTGEKPYKCNECGRAFSQCSSLIQHHRIHTGEKPYECSQCGKAFTSISRLSRHHRIHTGEKPFNCNECGKVFSYHSALIIHQRIHTGEKPYVCKECGKAFSQSSALIQHQRIHTGEKPYKCNECGKAFSWISRLNIHNRIHTGEKPYNCKECGKAFSSHSAVNTHRKIHTGEKPYKCNDCEKAFNQSSALIQHQRIHTGEKPFNCKVCGKAFRQSSSLMTHMRIHTGEKPYKCKDCGKAFSQSSSLTNHQRTHSGEKL; this is encoded by the coding sequence ATGAATAAACTTCTAGGTGACAGTTTTTTTGACTTCAAGTTGGGGAAAGCCTACATAAATGAGAACAAGCTAGAGAAACAACAAGGCAAAAAGAACAAGCCTTTTAGGAAAGTCTTGGTCACCATCAAAAACACCTACATGAAGGAGAGGAGCTTTACAAGTATTGAGCTTGGGAAAAATCTCAATCTGAAACCATCCCTTATTAGAAAACCCAGACTCATTACCAGAGGAAGGAAACCCCATTCACAGCACTATTCAGTTCTGTTTAAACAACTGGGAGTCAATACAGTACGCAAATGTTACAAATGTAACATCTGTGGGAAAATCTTCCTCCACAGTTCTTCCCTGAGCAAACACCAGAGaatccacactggagagaagctCTACAAATGCAAGGAATGTCGGAAAGCTTTCAGCCAAAGCTCATCTCTCACTCAGCACCTGAGagttcacacaggagagaaaccttacATATGCAgcgaatgtgggaaagccttcagtttCACCACATCACTCATTGGACATCAGAGGATGCACACTGGAGAGAGACCCTATAAATGTAACGAGTGTGGCAAGACATTTAAAGGAAGTTCATCTCTGAATAATCACCAAcgaattcatactggagaaaagCCCTATAAATGCAACGAGTGTGGGAGAGCCTTCAGCCAGTGCTCTTCTCTTATTCAACATCACAggattcatactggagagaaaccctatgaatgcagtcagtgtgggaaagcctttacaTCTATATCGCGGCTTAGTAGACACCATAGAatccatactggagagaaaccctttAATTGTAATGAGTGTGGGAAAGTATTCAGTTACCACTCAGCCCTTATCatacatcagagaattcacactgggGAGAAGCCTTATGTgtgtaaagaatgtgggaaagccttcagccaAAGCTCTGCTCTAATACAGCATCAAAGAATTCATACAGGAGAAAAGCCCTATAAATGCaatgaatgtgggaaggccttctcCTGGATTTCACGGCTTAATATACACAACAGAATCCATACAGGAGAGAAACCGTATAACTGtaaagaatgtggaaaagccttcagtTCCCACTCAGCAGTTAATACCCATCGGAAAATTCACACTGGTGAGAAACCTTATAAATGTAACGACTGTGAAAAAGCCTTCAACCAAAGCTCAGCCCTCATTCAGCACCAGAGaatccacactggagagaagccatTTAACTGTAAAGTATGTGGGAAAGCCTTCCGACAGAGTTCATCCCTCATGACACACATGAGGATTCATACAGGAGAAAAGCCTTATAAATGTAAAGACTGTGGGAAGGCATTTAGCCAGAGCTCTTCCCTTACCAATCATCAGAGGACTCACAGTGGtgaaaaactataa